One genomic window of Cydia pomonella isolate Wapato2018A chromosome 6, ilCydPomo1, whole genome shotgun sequence includes the following:
- the LOC133519321 gene encoding transient receptor potential channel pyrexia-like, with product MDNFGYREMAWSTPSTISSSRMSTRSRLTSSTRLRDEEFPLNTSYRYLRNLDFVEGSREKSKDYLFVGPSPPAEDAVHMYHNFVVLPTDPEAKITAESIRRALCGRAFTLGAGRFFDDLECGLVTVDNIEEHITSAPEGVLNLTLLWAAFLSRDELLPPILNAGADIHSAEPLGLSALHLAAFSGAARSAVFLISQGADPDFTPKYFAPLHCAAFGNSVEVAEVLIASGASLHAVVQRAGCEDNLVHCAVRCDAIECMELFIDKGVDPGYVTSGGFNALHLAADLGAQRCLTYLLKATKIPVNGLTKLRDKECTALHLAAARGYHECVEILLAEGAKAYTKNFKGFTALHLAAMCGSLECVELLLRDGNADANAEDYEKRTALHAALSNSERACDIIEILAGWGAQINKKDEYGISPLHKAANDGLTQCVETLIYLGADVTSKSKKGQTALSVIARKTPKSLAILRHNLDSGISLSIPKAANEEIEVEFDFGRLLKFSYPREITYLNSLIDEGQKDILLHPLCSAFLFMKWGKIRKFYLARLIFCFLFVTFLSSYALTAVVITCRGNFTTKYGVKNELCQKQSLLGDILEENPIEFERWVLMGITVFEIFRKLTGITGYCSIYQYFTTFENMMEWFVLLSVFSLYNPPTNYSWQNHVGGYAVLGAWTNLMLMMGQLPMFGDYVAMYQKVLKEFLKLLLAYICLLMGFAICFCVVFPNEEMFANPLMGFISTLTMMVGELNLNILINEPDKDDPPLVFELSSQIIFILFLMFVTIILMNLLVGIAVHDIQGLRKTAGLSKLVRQTKLILFVEMGMFSRWLPKWLHKYVYRTALVSPEAGKVIMSVKALNPREKRLPTDIMMAAYELAQLNKMKCGKSVQEVLHKNKYSSKLKKGDISDQNVSIEIKGMHEKLDQTTFNLKKIDQEMRHLNTLLMEQHSLLQTLLKSQDSRVVSCYTASTAYPDSPVFFSYDAQKIQQDIEQT from the coding sequence ATGGACAATTTCGGTTACCGCGAGATGGCTTGGTCTACTCCATCCACGATTTCCTCGAGCCGCATGTCCACGCGATCTCGTCTCACCAGCAGTACCAGACTGCGAGATGAAGAATTCCCCCTCAACACATCCTATAGATATCTACGAAACCTCGACTTTGTTGAAGGTTCCCGAGAGAAATCTAAAGATTACTTGTTCGTTGGACCATCACCCCCAGCCGAAGATGCGGTGCATATGTACCATAATTTTGTTGTTTTGCCCACGGACCCTGAAGCCAAGATCACTGCGGAATCAATTAGGCGGGCCTTGTGCGGACGCGCCTTTACCTTGGGTGCTGGAAGATTCTTCGACGACTTGGAATGTGGACTGGTTACCGTAGATAATATAGAGGAACATATTACATCTGCCCCAGAAGGCGTATTGAATTTAACGTTGTTATGGGCGGCATTTCTGTCGCGTGACGAATTGCTGCCACCCATTTTAAATGCTGGAGCAGATATACACTCGGCAGAACCACTAGGGCTCTCAGCTCTGCATTTGGCTGCTTTCAGCGGAGCAGCGAGGTCTGCAGTGTTCTTAATTTCTCAAGGTGCCGATCCAGATTTTACCCCTAAATATTTTGCTCCCTTACACTGCGCTGCGTTTGGAAATTCGGTGGAAGTAGCTGAAGTTTTAATAGCGAGCGGCGCTTCCTTACATGCAGTCGTACAGAGAGCCGGCTGTGAAGATAACCTCGTCCATTGTGCAGTTAGGTGCGACGCAATAGAGTGCATGGAACTGTTTATAGATAAGGGTGTTGATCCAGGCTACGTGACTTCAGGTGGATTTAATGCATTACATTTAGCGGCAGACCTCGGCGCGCAACGATGTCTCACATACCTTTTGAAAGCAACCAAGATTCCCGTAAATGGGCTGACAAAGCTGCGAGATAAAGAATGCACCGCGCTCCACCTGGCCGCCGCAAGAGGTTACCATGAATGCGTAGAAATACTGTTAGCAGAAGGTGCGAAGGCATATACAAAGAACTTCAAAGGTTTTACTGCGTTACATCTCGCTGCCATGTGCGGAAGTTTGGAGTGCGTCGAATTATTGCTCAGGGATGGTAACGCTGATGCAAACGCAGAGGATTACGAAAAACGGACAGCTCTTCACGCTGCACTCAGTAACTCGGAGCGCGCGTGCGATATAATAGAAATACTCGCAGGTTGGGGAGCACAAATCAATAAAAAAGATGAGTACGGCATATCTCCGTTACACAAAGCGGCAAATGATGGTTTAACACAATGTGTGGAAACTTTGATCTATCTTGGCGCAGATGTTACTTCTAAATCGAAAAAGGGACAAACAGCATTAAGTGTCATCGCTAGAAAAACTCCAAAGTCTTTAGCCATTTTAAGACATAATTTGGATAGCGGTATATCACTCAGTATTCCAAAAGCCGCTAACGAAGAAATAGAAGTAGAATTTGATTTCGGACGTTTGTTGAAGTTCTCATACCCCCGAGAGATTACTTACTTGAACAGTTTGATTGACGAAGGACAGAAAGACATTTTACTGCACCCACTCTGCTCCGCGTTTTTGTTTATGAAGTGGGGAAAGATAAGAAAATTTTATTTGGCAAGACTTATCTTTTGCTTTctatttgtaacatttttatcAAGTTACGCTCTAACTGCCGTAGTCATAACCTGTAGAGgtaattttacaacaaaatatGGTGTTAAGAATGAACTTTGTCAAAAGCAGTCATTATTGGGTGACATTTTGGAGGAAAATCCGATAGAATTCGAAAGATGGGTGTTAATGGGGATAACAGTTTTCGAAATTTTTCGAAAGCTTACAGGAATAACTGGTTACTGCAGCATTTATCagtattttaccacttttgaGAACATGATGGAATGGTTCGTCTTATTGTCAGTATTTTCACTGTATAATCCCCCTACAAACTACAGTTGGCAGAATCATGTTGGCGGTTACGCTGTTTTGGGAGCGTGGACGAACTTGATGTTGATGATGGGTCAGCTCCCGATGTTCGGCGATTACGTGGCCATGTATCAAAAGGTACTAAAGGAATTCCTGAAGCTGCTATTAGCGTATATTTGTTTACTCATGGGGTTCGCTATTTGCTTTTGTGTCGTGTTCCCTAATGAGGAGATGTTCGCTAATCCATTAATGGGTTTCATCAGTACATTGACTATGATGGTGGGAGAGTTAAATTTGAATATTCTTATCAACGAGCCCGACAAAGATGATCCTCCGTTAGTGTTCGAGCTATCGTCTCAGATTATTTTCATTCTGTTTCTCATGTTTGTGACTATAATTCTAATGAACTTGCTTGTCGGTATCGCAGTCCATGACATCCAGGGATTAAGGAAGACGGCCGGTTTATCCAAGCTCGTCCGACAGACGAAACTGATTCTCTTCGTCGAGATGGGTATGTTTAGTCGTTGGTTGCCGAAGTGGCTCCACAAGTACGTGTACAGAACAGCTCTGGTGTCTCCGGAGGCTGGCAAGGTGATAATGAGCGTCAAGGCGTTAAACCCTCGCGAGAAACGTCTCCCGACTGACATAATGATGGCCGCTTATGAACTGGCGCAATTAAATAAGATGAAATGCGGAAAATCCGTCCAAGAGGTCTTGCACAAAAACAAGTATTCTTCGAAGCTCAAAAAAGGTGATATATCAGATCAAAACGTCAGTATAGAAATTAAAGGTATGCATGAGAAGCTAGATCAGACTACGTTCAACCTGAAGAAGATAGACCAAGAGATGAGGCATCTGAATACTTTGCTGATGGAGCAACATTCGCTTTTGCAGACTTTGTTAAAGAGTCAGGACTCTCGTGTTGTGTCGTGCTACACTGCTTCTACGGCGTACCCTGACTCCCCGGTATTCTTTTCTTATGATgctcaaaaaatacaacaagaTATCGAACAAACgtaa